The Aeromicrobium sp. Leaf245 genome includes a region encoding these proteins:
- a CDS encoding ABC transporter ATP-binding protein, with the protein MATIEMKNIVKKYGDGFPAVNDISIDVEDGEFLILVGPSGCGKSTLLRMIVGLEDISSGDMIIDGDRVNDLAPRDRNLAMVFQNYALYPHLTVYENIAFPLRLKKVPEKEIDEKVRQASKTLDLDEHLERKPGNLSGGQRQRVAMGRAIVRDAKAFLFDEPLSNLDAKLRGQMRTEIARLQKQLGITTVYVTHDQTEAMTLGDRVAVMKRGILQQLASPRELYEQPVNLFVAGFIGSPPMNFLPATVEDGKITLPFGTFPLPADKAARAEGKGLMLAGIRPEHFEDVSVLKDEADSSRTFEAHIDVREWLGDQQYAYVPYDADATTQDQLRELAREADSESLRTQLVVSLDAASKITDDDNTVLFIDTDKLHLFDPTSGENLTVGL; encoded by the coding sequence ATGGCCACCATCGAGATGAAGAACATCGTCAAGAAGTACGGGGACGGCTTCCCCGCCGTGAACGACATCAGCATCGACGTCGAGGACGGGGAGTTCCTGATCCTGGTCGGCCCGTCGGGCTGCGGGAAGTCGACCCTGCTGCGCATGATCGTGGGTCTGGAGGACATCAGCTCCGGCGACATGATCATCGACGGCGACCGGGTCAACGACCTGGCACCGCGCGACCGCAACCTGGCCATGGTCTTCCAGAACTACGCGCTCTACCCGCACCTGACGGTCTACGAGAACATCGCCTTCCCGCTGCGCCTGAAGAAGGTGCCGGAGAAGGAGATCGACGAGAAGGTCCGCCAGGCCAGCAAGACGCTCGACCTCGACGAGCACCTCGAGCGCAAGCCCGGCAACCTCTCCGGCGGCCAGCGCCAGCGCGTGGCCATGGGTCGTGCCATCGTGCGCGACGCCAAGGCGTTCCTGTTCGACGAGCCGCTGTCGAACCTCGACGCCAAGCTGCGTGGCCAGATGCGCACCGAGATCGCGCGCCTGCAGAAGCAGCTCGGCATCACGACCGTGTACGTGACGCACGACCAGACCGAGGCGATGACGCTCGGCGACCGCGTCGCGGTCATGAAGCGCGGGATCCTGCAGCAGCTCGCCTCCCCGCGTGAGCTGTACGAGCAGCCGGTCAACCTCTTCGTCGCCGGCTTCATCGGCTCGCCGCCGATGAACTTCCTGCCGGCCACTGTGGAGGACGGGAAGATCACCTTGCCGTTCGGCACCTTCCCGCTGCCCGCCGACAAGGCCGCGCGCGCCGAGGGCAAGGGCCTCATGCTGGCCGGCATCCGCCCCGAGCACTTCGAGGACGTGTCAGTGCTGAAGGACGAGGCCGACTCCTCGCGCACGTTCGAGGCGCACATCGACGTGCGGGAGTGGCTCGGCGACCAGCAGTACGCCTACGTGCCCTACGACGCCGACGCCACCACGCAGGACCAGCTGCGCGAGCTCGCCCGCGAGGCCGACAGCGAGTCGCTGCGCACGCAGCTGGTCGTCTCGCTCGACGCCGCCAGCAAGATCACCGACGACGACAACACGGTGCTGTTCATCGACACCGACAAGCTGCACCTGTTCGACCCGACGAGCGGGGAGAACCTCACCGTCGGTCTCTAG
- a CDS encoding ParB N-terminal domain-containing protein: MDAESDFMRARRHQVLSALAARLRNDHDDVAQSMSFDEVVEALGRRGEHYAGTRVIPLDCIVGSVDKVRDFDRRFRPTSARSRERWERLARASRTGEVIPPIEVYQVGDQYYVRDGHHRVSVARSLGLKLIEARVTVVDTFLRPVGVEGRSDLELKHWRRLMLERVPFTGEARAAVAFDDPFDYGYLAETVEAWATRTMHAEGAYMDKATMASRWYAEEFRPVVDMIEEAGVRGPDERPAAAYLRVAGERYRLIREHEWNAEVLEAVRKRRRKAQPPRPSDRS; encoded by the coding sequence GTGGACGCCGAGAGCGACTTCATGCGTGCGCGGCGGCACCAGGTGCTGTCGGCGCTGGCGGCACGGCTGCGCAACGACCACGACGACGTCGCGCAGTCGATGTCGTTCGACGAGGTCGTTGAGGCGCTCGGTCGGCGCGGGGAGCACTACGCGGGCACGCGGGTGATCCCGCTGGACTGCATCGTCGGCTCCGTCGACAAGGTGCGCGACTTCGACCGCCGGTTCCGGCCGACGTCGGCGCGCAGCCGTGAGCGCTGGGAGCGCCTGGCCCGCGCGAGCCGCACCGGCGAGGTGATCCCACCGATCGAGGTCTACCAGGTGGGTGACCAGTACTACGTGCGCGACGGCCACCACCGCGTCTCGGTGGCCCGCAGCCTCGGCCTGAAGCTGATCGAGGCGCGGGTGACCGTCGTCGACACGTTCCTGAGGCCGGTGGGGGTCGAGGGACGCAGCGACCTCGAGCTCAAGCACTGGCGCCGACTGATGCTGGAGCGGGTGCCGTTCACCGGCGAGGCGCGCGCCGCGGTGGCCTTCGACGACCCCTTCGACTACGGCTACCTGGCCGAGACGGTGGAGGCTTGGGCCACCCGCACCATGCACGCCGAGGGTGCCTACATGGACAAGGCGACCATGGCGAGCCGCTGGTACGCCGAGGAGTTCAGGCCGGTCGTCGACATGATCGAGGAGGCCGGCGTCCGCGGGCCCGACGAGCGCCCCGCCGCGGCCTACCTGCGGGTCGCGGGGGAGCGGTACCGGCTCATCCGCGAGCACGAGTGGAACGCCGAGGTGCTCGAGGCCGTGCGCAAGCGCCGCCGGAAGGCCCAGCCTCCCCGCCCGTCCGACCGGTCGTGA